In Bradyrhizobium guangxiense, the following are encoded in one genomic region:
- the nuoL gene encoding NADH-quinone oxidoreductase subunit L, which yields MVQAIVFLPLLGAILAGLIALFGAHARNPSGDEVEHHGDHGHGAHAHASDTISEDASVIHETHHEPGDGHDGHGPAEPPAAGSRAAELITTGLLFVSAALSWMTLVDVGFMHHDMRIQLLPWIFSGDLQVWWTLRVDTLTAVMLVVVTTVSSLVHLYSIGYMDEDPNRPRFFGYLSLFTFAMLMLVTADNLVQLFFGWEGVGLASYLLIGFWYQKPSANAAAIKAFVVNRVGDFGFALGIFAIFMLAGSTDFETIFHAAPGLTGKTVNFLGWHADALTLTCLLLFMGAMGKSAQFLLHTWLPDAMEGPTPVSALIHAATMVTAGVFMVARLSPLFELAPTAQAVVMFFGATTAFFAATIGLVQNDIKRIVAYSTCSQLGYMFVAMGAGAYSVGMFHLFTHAFFKALLFLGSGSVIYAMHHEQDIRNMGGLWKKIPYTYAVMVVGTLALTGFPLTAGYFSKDAIIESAYASHNPFAVYGFLMTIIAAGLTSFYSWRLIFKTFHGEPHDEHHYEAAHEAPLWILIPIGVLAVGSFVAGLPFKELFAGHGVEEFFRESVKMNPHIIEEMHHIPETIAFLPTVMMVLGFLVSYLFYIRRPYLPVELAKTQPMLYQFLLNKWYFDELYDIIFVRPAKWIGYQLWKKGDGFIIDGFGPDGVSARVLDVTRNVVKIQTGYLYHYAFAMLIGAAGLITWFMFGFGGQ from the coding sequence ATGGTTCAGGCAATCGTTTTCCTGCCGCTCCTGGGCGCCATTCTGGCCGGCCTGATCGCGCTGTTCGGCGCGCATGCCCGCAACCCCTCGGGCGACGAGGTCGAGCATCACGGCGATCACGGCCACGGCGCGCATGCGCATGCGTCCGATACGATCAGCGAGGATGCATCCGTCATCCACGAGACCCATCACGAGCCCGGCGACGGGCATGACGGTCACGGTCCGGCGGAGCCCCCGGCGGCGGGCTCGCGCGCTGCCGAGCTGATCACCACCGGGCTGCTGTTCGTCTCGGCCGCGCTGTCCTGGATGACCTTGGTCGATGTCGGCTTCATGCACCATGACATGAGGATCCAGCTGCTGCCCTGGATCTTCTCCGGCGACCTCCAGGTCTGGTGGACGCTGCGCGTCGACACGCTGACCGCCGTGATGCTGGTGGTGGTGACGACCGTCTCCTCGCTCGTGCACCTCTATTCCATCGGCTACATGGACGAGGACCCGAACCGTCCGCGCTTCTTCGGCTATCTCTCGCTGTTCACCTTCGCCATGCTGATGCTGGTGACGGCGGACAACCTCGTGCAGCTGTTCTTTGGCTGGGAAGGCGTCGGTCTCGCCAGCTATTTGCTGATCGGCTTCTGGTACCAGAAGCCCTCGGCGAACGCCGCCGCCATCAAGGCCTTCGTGGTCAACCGCGTCGGCGACTTCGGTTTTGCGCTCGGCATCTTCGCGATCTTCATGCTGGCCGGCTCGACCGACTTCGAGACCATCTTCCATGCCGCACCTGGGTTGACCGGCAAGACCGTCAATTTCCTCGGCTGGCACGCCGACGCCCTGACCCTGACCTGCCTGTTGCTGTTCATGGGCGCGATGGGCAAGTCGGCGCAGTTCCTGCTGCACACCTGGTTGCCGGACGCGATGGAAGGCCCGACCCCGGTGTCGGCGCTGATCCATGCCGCGACCATGGTCACCGCGGGCGTGTTCATGGTGGCGCGCCTGTCGCCGCTGTTCGAGCTCGCTCCGACCGCCCAGGCCGTCGTGATGTTCTTCGGCGCCACCACGGCGTTCTTCGCGGCCACGATCGGCCTCGTCCAGAACGACATCAAGCGCATCGTCGCCTACTCGACCTGTTCGCAGCTCGGCTACATGTTCGTGGCGATGGGAGCAGGGGCCTATTCAGTCGGCATGTTCCATTTGTTCACGCACGCCTTCTTCAAGGCGCTGCTGTTCTTAGGTTCCGGCTCGGTGATCTACGCGATGCACCACGAGCAGGACATCCGCAACATGGGCGGCCTCTGGAAGAAGATCCCCTACACCTATGCGGTGATGGTGGTCGGCACGCTGGCCCTGACCGGCTTCCCGCTCACGGCCGGCTATTTCTCCAAGGACGCGATCATCGAGTCCGCCTACGCCTCGCACAATCCGTTCGCGGTGTACGGCTTCCTGATGACGATCATCGCCGCCGGCCTGACCTCGTTCTACTCCTGGCGCCTGATCTTCAAGACTTTCCACGGCGAGCCGCATGACGAGCATCACTATGAGGCGGCGCATGAGGCTCCGCTCTGGATCCTGATCCCGATCGGCGTGCTCGCGGTCGGCTCGTTCGTCGCCGGCTTGCCGTTCAAGGAGCTGTTCGCCGGTCACGGCGTCGAGGAGTTCTTCCGCGAGTCCGTGAAGATGAACCCGCACATCATCGAGGAGATGCACCACATCCCCGAGACCATCGCGTTCCTGCCGACGGTGATGATGGTGCTGGGCTTCCTCGTCTCGTACCTGTTCTACATCCGCCGGCCGTACCTGCCGGTCGAGCTCGCGAAGACGCAGCCGATGCTGTACCAGTTCCTGCTCAACAAATGGTACTTCGACGAGCTCTACGACATCATCTTCGTCCGCCCGGCGAAGTGGATCGGCTACCAGCTCTGGAAGAAGGGCGACGGCTTCATCATCGACGGCTTCGGCCCCGACGGCGTCTCGGCTCGCGTGCTGGACGTCACCCGCAACGTCGTGAAGATCCAGACCGGCTATCTCTATCACTATGCATTCGCCATGCTGATCGGTGCCGCCGGCCTGATCACCTGGTTCATGTTCGGCTTTGGAGGCCAGTAA
- the nuoK gene encoding NADH-quinone oxidoreductase subunit NuoK — protein sequence MTIGLGHYLAVGAILFTLGILGIFLNRKNIIVILMSIELILLSVNINLVAFSTFLGDIVGQVFALLVLTVAAAEAAIGLAILVVYFRNRGSIAVEDVNLMKG from the coding sequence ATGACGATCGGGCTCGGACATTATCTGGCGGTCGGCGCGATCCTGTTCACGCTCGGGATCCTCGGCATCTTCCTGAACCGCAAGAACATCATCGTCATCCTGATGTCGATCGAGCTGATCCTGCTCTCGGTTAACATCAACCTCGTGGCATTCTCGACCTTCCTCGGCGACATCGTCGGCCAGGTCTTTGCGCTGCTGGTGCTCACCGTCGCGGCGGCCGAAGCCGCGATCGGTCTCGCCATCCTGGTGGTCTATTTCCGCAACCGTGGCTCGATCGCGGTTGAGGACGTCAATCTGATGAAGGGCTGA
- the nuoI gene encoding NADH-quinone oxidoreductase subunit NuoI: MGINVNATARSLLLSEFVSAFFLAMRYFFQPKPTLNYPFEKGPISPRFRGEHALRRYPNGEERCIACKLCEAICPAQAITIEAGPRRNDGTRRTVRYDIDMVKCIYCGLCQEACPVDAIVEGPNFEFATETREELYYDKAKLLANGDRWEREIAKAIELDAPYR, from the coding sequence ATGGGTATCAACGTCAACGCCACTGCACGCTCGCTTCTGCTGTCGGAATTCGTCTCGGCATTCTTCCTCGCCATGCGCTATTTCTTCCAGCCGAAGCCGACGCTGAACTATCCGTTCGAGAAGGGCCCAATCTCGCCGCGCTTCCGCGGCGAGCACGCGCTGCGCCGCTATCCGAACGGCGAAGAGCGCTGCATAGCCTGCAAGCTGTGCGAGGCGATCTGCCCCGCGCAGGCCATCACCATCGAGGCCGGCCCGCGCCGCAACGACGGCACCCGCCGCACCGTGCGCTACGACATCGACATGGTGAAGTGCATCTATTGCGGCCTCTGCCAGGAGGCCTGTCCGGTCGACGCCATCGTCGAGGGCCCGAACTTCGAGTTCGCGACCGAGACCCGCGAGGAGCTCTATTATGACAAGGCCAAGCTGCTCGCCAATGGCGACCGCTGGGAACGCGAGATCGCGAAAGCGATCGAGCTCGACGCGCCGTACCGGTGA
- the nuoH gene encoding NADH-quinone oxidoreductase subunit NuoH encodes MEFFESAFWTGFLWPLIIMVAESVLVLVVLLVAIAYILLADRKIWAAVQIRRGPNVVGPWGLLQSFADLLKFVLKEPIIPAGANKGVFLLAPLVSCVLALAAWAVIPTNLGWVISDINVGILFIFAISSLSIYGIIMAGWSSNSKYPFLAALRSAAQMVSYEVSIGFVIITVLLCAGTLNLSAVVEAQHARGLASLIGLPQLTILNWYVWPLFPMFVVFYVSALAETNRPPFDLVEAESELVAGFMVEYGSTPYLLFMLGEYVAIVTMCAMATILFLGGWLPPVDLPPFNWVPGIIWFSLKLFFMFFLFAMAKAIVPRYRYDQLMRLGWKVFLPLSLAMVIVVAGVLHFAGIAPK; translated from the coding sequence ATGGAATTCTTCGAAAGCGCATTCTGGACCGGTTTTCTCTGGCCGCTGATCATCATGGTCGCCGAGAGCGTCTTGGTGCTCGTCGTCCTGCTGGTCGCGATCGCCTACATCCTGCTCGCCGACCGCAAGATCTGGGCGGCGGTGCAGATCCGGCGCGGCCCGAATGTGGTCGGCCCCTGGGGCCTGCTGCAATCCTTCGCCGACCTGCTCAAGTTCGTGCTCAAGGAGCCGATCATCCCGGCCGGCGCCAACAAGGGCGTGTTCCTGCTGGCACCGCTGGTGTCTTGCGTGCTCGCGCTCGCCGCCTGGGCCGTGATTCCGACCAATCTCGGCTGGGTGATCTCCGACATCAATGTCGGCATCCTCTTCATCTTCGCGATCTCGTCGCTGTCGATCTATGGCATCATCATGGCCGGCTGGTCGTCGAACTCGAAGTACCCGTTCCTGGCCGCGCTGCGCTCGGCGGCGCAGATGGTGTCCTACGAGGTGTCGATCGGCTTCGTCATCATCACGGTGCTGCTCTGCGCCGGCACGCTGAACCTCTCGGCCGTGGTCGAGGCCCAGCATGCCCGCGGCCTCGCCAGCCTGATCGGGCTGCCGCAGCTGACCATCCTGAACTGGTACGTCTGGCCGCTGTTCCCGATGTTCGTGGTGTTCTACGTCTCGGCGCTGGCGGAGACCAACCGTCCGCCCTTCGACCTCGTCGAAGCGGAATCCGAGCTCGTCGCCGGCTTCATGGTCGAGTACGGCTCGACACCGTACCTGCTGTTCATGCTCGGCGAGTACGTCGCGATCGTCACGATGTGCGCGATGGCCACGATCCTGTTCCTCGGGGGCTGGCTGCCGCCGGTCGACCTGCCGCCCTTCAACTGGGTGCCGGGGATCATCTGGTTCTCGCTGAAGCTGTTCTTCATGTTCTTCCTGTTCGCGATGGCAAAGGCGATCGTGCCGCGCTACCGCTACGACCAACTGATGCGTCTCGGCTGGAAGGTGTTCCTGCCGCTGTCGCTGGCGATGGTGATCGTGGTGGCGGGCGTGCTGCACTTCGCCGGCATCGCGCCGAAGTGA
- the nuoG gene encoding NADH-quinone oxidoreductase subunit NuoG — protein sequence MTKLIIDGKEIDVPPEYTLLQACEAAGAEIPRFCYHERLSIAGNCRMCLVEVKGGPKPVASCAWGVRDCRPGPKGEPPEISTRSPMVKKAREGVMEFLLINHPLDCPICDQGGECDLQDQAMGYGVDTSRFAENKRAVEDKYLGALVKTSMNRCIQCTRCVRFSAEVAGAPEMGATGRGEDMEITTYLEHALTSELQGNLVDICPVGALTSKPYAFAARPWELGKTQSIDVMDGVGSAIRVDTRGREVMRILPRINEAVNEEWISDKTRHVVDGLRTQRLDRPYIREAGKLRAASWQEAFAAIASKAARTDGKRIGAIAGDLAGVEEMFALKDLLAKFGSSNLAVQGGDAFDPALGRGSYIFNPTLAGVEQADALLIIGANPRKEAAVFNARIRKRWRAGGFKVGVIGAKADLTYDYDHLGAGTETLGELAAGKHSFMDVLKNAKSPIILVGAGAASRHDGAAILAASAKLALNVGAVKDGWNGFGVLHETASRVGALDIGFAAAGGGLNAAQMTTFGTLDLLFLLGADEINAADGTFVVYIGTHGDRGAHRADVILPAAAYTEKSAIYVNTEGRVQMTGRAAFPPGEAREDWAIIRALSEALGKKLGYDSLAQLRQAIFKAVPHLIRLDQIEAGSADQIKKLAGKGGSSEKAPFKPLVEDFYLTNPIARASAVMAECSRLASGHMLTAAE from the coding sequence ATGACCAAGCTCATCATCGACGGCAAAGAGATCGATGTCCCGCCGGAGTACACGCTGCTGCAGGCGTGCGAGGCGGCAGGCGCCGAGATTCCGCGCTTCTGCTATCACGAGCGGCTGTCGATCGCCGGCAATTGCCGGATGTGCCTCGTCGAGGTGAAGGGCGGCCCGAAACCGGTCGCGAGCTGCGCCTGGGGCGTGCGCGACTGCCGTCCGGGCCCCAAGGGCGAGCCGCCGGAGATCTCGACGCGTTCGCCGATGGTGAAGAAGGCGCGCGAAGGCGTGATGGAATTCCTTCTGATCAACCATCCGCTGGACTGCCCGATCTGCGACCAGGGCGGCGAGTGCGACCTGCAGGACCAGGCGATGGGCTATGGTGTGGACACCAGCCGCTTCGCCGAGAACAAGCGCGCGGTCGAGGACAAATATCTCGGTGCGCTGGTCAAGACCTCGATGAACCGCTGCATCCAGTGCACGCGCTGCGTCCGCTTCTCGGCGGAAGTCGCGGGCGCCCCCGAAATGGGGGCCACCGGCCGCGGCGAGGACATGGAGATCACCACCTATCTCGAGCACGCGCTGACCTCGGAACTGCAGGGCAACCTCGTCGATATCTGCCCCGTGGGCGCGCTGACCTCGAAACCCTATGCGTTCGCGGCGCGGCCGTGGGAGCTCGGCAAGACCCAGTCGATCGACGTGATGGACGGCGTGGGCTCGGCGATCCGGGTCGACACCCGGGGGCGTGAGGTGATGCGGATCCTGCCGCGCATCAACGAGGCCGTGAACGAGGAGTGGATCTCGGACAAGACCCGCCACGTCGTCGACGGCCTGCGCACCCAGCGCCTGGATCGGCCCTATATCCGCGAGGCCGGCAAGCTGCGCGCGGCGAGCTGGCAGGAGGCCTTTGCGGCGATCGCCTCGAAGGCGGCGCGCACCGACGGCAAGCGCATCGGCGCGATCGCCGGCGACCTCGCCGGTGTCGAGGAGATGTTTGCGCTGAAGGACCTGCTGGCCAAGTTCGGCTCGTCCAACTTGGCGGTGCAGGGCGGCGACGCCTTCGATCCCGCACTCGGCCGCGGCTCCTACATCTTCAACCCGACGCTGGCCGGCGTCGAGCAGGCTGATGCGCTGCTCATCATCGGCGCCAATCCGCGCAAAGAGGCGGCCGTGTTCAACGCCCGCATCCGCAAGCGCTGGCGCGCCGGCGGCTTCAAGGTCGGCGTGATCGGTGCCAAGGCAGACCTGACCTACGACTACGATCACCTCGGCGCGGGCACCGAGACGCTCGGTGAGCTTGCAGCCGGCAAGCATTCCTTCATGGACGTGCTGAAGAACGCCAAGAGCCCCATCATCCTGGTCGGCGCGGGCGCGGCCTCGCGCCATGACGGCGCGGCCATCCTCGCGGCGAGCGCCAAGCTCGCGCTCAACGTCGGCGCGGTGAAGGACGGCTGGAACGGCTTTGGCGTGCTGCATGAGACCGCCTCGCGCGTCGGCGCGCTCGATATCGGCTTCGCTGCGGCCGGCGGCGGGCTGAACGCCGCGCAGATGACGACGTTCGGTACGCTCGACCTCCTGTTCCTGCTCGGAGCCGACGAGATCAACGCGGCGGACGGCACCTTCGTCGTGTATATCGGCACCCATGGCGACCGCGGCGCGCACCGCGCCGACGTGATCCTGCCGGCGGCCGCCTACACCGAGAAGTCCGCGATCTATGTCAACACCGAAGGCCGCGTGCAGATGACGGGCCGCGCCGCGTTCCCGCCGGGCGAAGCCCGCGAGGATTGGGCGATCATCCGCGCACTGTCGGAAGCGCTCGGCAAGAAGCTCGGCTATGACTCGCTCGCGCAACTGCGCCAGGCGATCTTCAAGGCCGTTCCGCACCTGATCCGTCTGGACCAGATCGAGGCCGGCTCGGCCGACCAGATCAAGAAGCTGGCGGGGAAGGGCGGCTCGTCGGAGAAGGCCCCGTTCAAGCCGCTGGTCGAGGACTTCTATTTGACCAACCCAATCGCGCGTGCGTCCGCCGTGATGGCGGAATGCTCGCGCCTCGCCTCCGGGCACATGCTGACCGCAGCGGAGTGA
- a CDS encoding NADH-quinone oxidoreductase subunit J: MILPALFFYLFAGVCVASAVMVIVSRNPVHSVLYLILAFVNASGLFVLMGAEFLGMMLIVVYVGAVAVLFLFVIMMLDVDFLELREGFIEYLPVGLVIGGIFLFELLLTVGFWVINPGVSKTITAAIPANVSNTEALGLVLYTKYIHYFQLSGMVLLVAMIGAIVLTLRHKASVKRQDINVQNARTPDMAMAMRKVAPGQGLSDADAAEWVK; the protein is encoded by the coding sequence ATGATCCTTCCCGCGCTGTTCTTCTACCTCTTCGCCGGCGTCTGCGTCGCTTCGGCCGTGATGGTGATTGTCTCGCGCAATCCCGTGCACTCCGTGCTCTACCTGATCCTGGCCTTCGTCAACGCCTCCGGCCTGTTCGTGCTGATGGGCGCCGAGTTCCTCGGCATGATGCTGATCGTCGTCTATGTCGGCGCGGTCGCGGTGCTGTTCCTGTTCGTGATCATGATGCTCGATGTCGACTTCCTCGAGCTGCGCGAGGGCTTCATCGAGTACCTGCCGGTCGGCCTCGTGATCGGCGGCATCTTCCTGTTCGAGCTGCTGCTCACCGTCGGCTTCTGGGTCATCAATCCCGGCGTGTCCAAGACGATCACGGCGGCGATCCCGGCCAACGTCTCCAACACCGAGGCGCTTGGGCTCGTGCTCTATACGAAGTACATCCACTACTTCCAGCTCTCGGGCATGGTGCTGCTGGTCGCCATGATCGGCGCCATCGTGCTGACGCTGCGCCACAAAGCGAGCGTGAAGCGGCAGGACATCAACGTTCAGAACGCACGCACGCCCGACATGGCGATGGCGATGCGCAAGGTGGCGCCGGGGCAGGGCCTCTCGGACGCCGATGCGGCGGAGTGGGTGAAATGA